The following DNA comes from Curtobacterium sp. 9128.
CGTGGGCACTGAGCTTGTTCCTGCTGACCCGATCGATCGATCCTGCCGCGGGCGCAGCATGGACCAGTGAACGTGGCACGACCATCGACGTCAGACAGCTCATCGAGCGGTCGATTTTCCTCCACGACTCGAACTTCTACAACGGACCGCTCTGGTCGATCGTGTGGGAGGTGCTCTTCTCCCTGCTACTCCCGCTGTACGTACTGGTGATCGTCCGGTTCCGGATCGGTTGGGGCTGGAAGCTCGCCGCATCCCTCGCCGCAACGACCGTCGGCGCCTACCTGCGCAGTTCCCACCCACCGATCGGGAACCTGCTCCTTTTCATGTCGATGTTCGCCGTAGGGGTCCTCATGGCGGCTCATCTCGACGACCTCCGGACGCTGGCCGAACAGATCGCCCGCAGCAGGCGACCGAACCTGGTCTGGACCCTCGTGCTCGCGGTCAGTCTTCTCGGCCTCTGCACCTACTGGTTCGCGCTCCTCACGACTGGCAACATGCACTTCCTCGACATGACCGACACGGTGCAACTCGTCGGTGCGGCCGGACTGGTCTTCGTCGTGATTTTTGATCGACGACTGCGTCACGCCCTGGAATCCAGAGTGGTCCTGCTGCTCGGGACCGTGTCGTTCAGCCTTTACCTCGTGCACGACCCGATCATTGCGACGGTCGACTACCTCGGTGGTAACCGGGCGATCGACTTCCTCGTCGGCATCCCGGTGTCACTCGCCGTCGCGACGGCGTTCTACTGGTCGGTTGAGCGTCCGAGCCACAAGCTGGCACGGTGGGTGGCGCGTATTGTCCCGTCGCAATGAGCCGATTTGCGGGGCGGACGGGTGGTCAGTGCTTGCTCTGACGCGATGGCGCCGACCGGGCACGCGACAAAGTCGATGTCGTACGACAGCGGTTCTGTCGTCCGAACGCGCCTGCAACAGTTGCACGCGCGCGCCAGCGACAGATCCGCTGTCGTACGACAACGAGTCGTCGTTCCGAGTCGGGCGGCGCCCATCACCCAGCACGGCAGCCCTCAGCGAGCGCGACGCCGCGCACCCCACCCGAGCACCACGACCCCCACCAGCGCGCCGATCACCGCCCCACTCGTGTTCGACAGCACGTCGTCCAGCGACGCGAACCGCGCCGGCAGGAACACCGCCTGCCCGGTCTCGATGCACGCGCTGACGACGAGCCCGGCCGCCGCGCCGACCCACCACCGCCGCGCGCCGACGAGCAGCACCACGAGCAGCCCGAGCGGCACGAAGAAGAGCACGTTGGCAGTGAACTCGAGCGCCCCGTACCCGAACCAGTCCGGCACGCCGACCCGGTGCGCAGCGTCGAGCGCCCGGATGATGAGCGGATGCGCCCCCGCGTCCACAGGGGAGCCGGCGAACCCCACGATCAGCACCCCGACGCCGTAGACGACGATCACCCACCCTGCGACCCGACGACTGCGCGGCGTCGCCGGCGCAAGCGGCGCCCGCATCGCGGCGAGCACGAGCCACCCGAGCGCCAGCCCGACGACGATCGCGATCACGACCGACACCCACGTCGTGCCCGGAGTCGACGTGCGGAGTGCGAGGAGCCCGCCGAGCACCATCGCTCCGAGTGCAGCCCAGCCCGTCGCCCGCCGGGAATCGGTGGGCACCGCGAAGGCCACGAGCGCGGGGAACGGGATGGCCACCGCCGTCACGGCCATCGCCGTGACGAAGCCGTCTTCAACGGACAGGAGGCCGTGCCCGGCTCCCCGGAGCACTGTCACCACCGCGCGGAACGCCTCCACCGCCGCGGTCGCGACCCATGGCAGGGACGCCAGGGCGATCAGCACCGCGGTACCCGCGGCCAGCACCGCGCGGGCGAACGAGGTCCGCGCCGACGCCGTGCGGAAGGCCGAGGTCATGTCGGCCGACGTTACCGTGCCGGACCGTGACCGCTGCGTGGCACCAGTTCGGGGAGGGTCCCCCCTATTGGGGACCGCGATGTCCCCATCAGCGTGCGGGGAACTGCCAGGATCGGAGACGGCGGAGGACGCCCGAGCTCGCAACCGGAGCCCGGTGCGCGTCCGTCCGCCGAGCACGTCCCGACCCGAAAGAGACCGATGCGCCATCCCCAGGACACCCGTGTGCCCCGAGCCCGCCAGGGGCTCCGACTCATCGCCATGCTCGGCGCCACGCTCCTCGTGGGCGCCGGGATCACCGCGACGACCGCGGCCCTGACTGCAGCTCCCGCATCGGCCGTCACGGCGACGTCCAACGGCGCGTTCATCTGCGACCAGAACACGGTCTACGCGATCGACTCGACCGGCAAGGTCCTCGCCGTGGACGTCACGAACACCGCGAGCGCCGGCACCACCGCGGACGTCACGACGCTCGGCACGGACGCGAACAACGGGCTCGGCATCTCCCGCGAGGGCCTGAAGATGTACGCGACCTCGAACGGGCAGAACAACACCCTCAAGGAGTACGTCCCCGCCAAGGCTGATGGCACCGCGGCGGTCACGAAGACGATCCAGACCGACTCGACGCGCAACATCCTCCGCGGCGCAGTCGACCCGACGACCGGCATCTACTACTACGGCAGCGACACCGGGTGGCTCGGTGCCTACGACCCGAACACCGGCAAGAACATCGGCCAGGTCGGGCAGATCCCGATCGACCAGACCGGCGGCATCAAGTCCGGCAACGGTGACTTCGCCTTCAGCTCCCGCGGCCAGATGTTCGTCGTCGCCGCGGACAAGATCTACCGGGTCAACGTCCCGAAGCTCCCGACGACCGCCGGCGCGCCGACCATCAACGCGACGGAGATCGCGACGCTGCCGAGCGGCACCAACAGCCCGGGCATCGCGTTCTCGTCCGACGGCTACCTCTACGTGTCGAACTCTCCGTCGAACACCTCGACGGTGCTGTACCAGCTCGACCCGACCACGGGACAGTCGCTCCGGAACTTCTCGGTCAACGCGTCCTTCCGTGCGAGCGACCTCGCGACCTGCAACTACGCCGACACGGTGACCGGTGCCTCGAGCGTCGACGACCGGTGGAACTCCGGCGACCAGTTCGGCCTCGCCGTCACCGGCGGCGGCATCTCCTCGACCAACAGCGGCACGACCGCGACCACCAGCGGTTCGAAGAACGGCGTGCAGGACCAGCAGGCCGGCGCCGTGCTCACCACGCCGGGCAAGGACTACACCGTCACCCAGACCGCTGCGGGTACCACGAACCTCGCGAACTACGCCACCACGTGGCGGGCGGTGAACGTCAACAGCGGCGCCGAGGTCGCGAAGGGCACGGGGAACACCGCGACCTTCACCTTCCCGGCCGCCACCTCCTCCGACGGCACCGACGTCGTCGTGACCTTCGCCAACGTGCTGCAGCGCGTCCACGTCGCGACGGCGGCGGACACGTACTCCACCCCGGTGGACACGAAGCTCGACGTCGCGGCCCCCGGTGTCCTCGCGAACGACACCGGTGACGGTCTCTCGGTCACGAGCCACACCGACCCCGCGAACGGCACGCTCACGATGACCGCGAAGGACGGGAGCTTCTCGTACGTCCCGAACAACGGCTTCTCCGGCACGGACCAGTTCACCTACACCGCGACGGACGGCGGTGGCCGGACCTCGACGAGCACCGTGACGATCACCGTCGCGCCGAAGGCCGTCGACGACGCGTTCAGCGTGCACGCCGGCTCGACCGCGACCACCACGACGAAGCAGACCGGCGTCCTCGGTAACGACCGCGGCACCGGCCTGACGGTCACGAACCACACCGACCCGACGAACGGCACCCTGACGCTGAACACGGACGGCACCTACTCGTACACGCCCAAGGTGGGCTTCTCGGGCGGGGACTCGTTCACCTACACGGCGAAGGACACCGCGGGCTCGACCATCACGGGCACCGTGACCATCACGGTCCTGCCGACGGCGAAGACCGAGACGATCACCGCGACCTCCGGCTCCTCGACGAGCGCGACCGCCCCCGGTCTGCTCGGCAACGACCTCGGGTCCGACCTGGTCGTCACCGGCAACACGAAGCCCGCGCACGGTGACGTCACCGTGAACCCGGACGGCTCGTACACGTACACGCCCACCACCGGGTACTCCGGCCAGGACTCCTTCGACTACACCGTCACCGACGGCAACGGCGCGGGGAAGTCCGACACCGTGACGGTCACGGTGACCGTGCTGCCGAAGGCCGTCGACGACACCATCACGATCGGCGCGGGCTCCACGGCGACCACGACCACCCGCGAGACCGGCCTGCTCGGCAACGACCTCGGGACTGGCCTGACCATCACGAGCACCACCGCGCCGACGAACGGCACGCTGACCGTGGACAAGGCGACGGGGACGTACTCGTACACCCCGAACGACGGATTCTCGGGCTCGGACTCCTTCACCTACACGGCGACGGACAAGGCCGGGAACCTGACGACCGCCACCGTGCGGATCACGGTCACCCCGACCGTGACCGACGACACCGCGACCACGCCGGCGAACACCCCGCTGACGGTCGACGTGCAGCACAACGACCACGGGAAGGACCTCGCGACCTCCGTCGTGACGACCCCCACGAACGGCACCGCCGTCGCCCAGCCGGACGGCACCGTCCAGTACACGCCGAAGGACGGCTTCTCGGGCACCGACACGTTCACCTACACGGTGACCGACGGCCCCGGCCGCACCACGCAGCCGGCGACCGTGACGGTCTCGGTGACCCCCGTCGCGAACCCGGACACCGCCTCCACCACGGCCGGAGCCACCCTGACCATCCCGGCGGGGGACCTGACACGCAACGACGTCGGCACGACGCTCCAGGTCACGGGTGCGACCAGCACGAAGAACGGTGACGCGTCCGTCGACCAGGCGACCGGTGCCCTCACCTACACGCCGAAGGACGGCTTCTCCGGCACCGACACCGTGACCTACGAGGTCACGGACGCCTCCGGCCAGAAGAGCACCGGCGTCGTCACGATCGTGGTCGGTCCGACCGCCGCGCCGGACACCGCCACCGCGACGGCTGGCGAGACCCTGACCGTGTCGAAGGACGACGGCGTGCTCGCGAACGACAAGGGCACGGGCAAGCAGGCCGCGGTCGACCAGAAGCCGACGAACGGCGACCTCGACCTCGCGACCGACGGGTCGTACACGTACACGCCCCACGACGGCTTCTCCGGAACCGACACCTTCACGTACACGCTGACGGACGGCTCCGGCCGGACCTCCACGGGCACGGTCACCATCACGGTGGACCCGGGCACCGAGAAAGACGCGATCTCGACGAAGGCGGGCCAGCCCGTCTCGGTGACCTCCGGCGAGCTGACGAAGAACGACCACGGCGACGGCCTGCAGGTCATCGGCGCCCAGGGCGCTGCCAACGGTGACCTCTCGGTCGCCGACGACGGCACCGTCACCTACACGCCGCACTCCGGGTTCTCCGGCACGGACACCTTCACGTACACGGTCATCGACGCCCACGGCAACAAGGGCACCGGCACCGTCACCGTGACGGTCACCCCGGTCGTCGCGGCGAGCACCGGCTCGGCCACCACCGACGAGCCCGTCACGGTCTCCGACGAGGACGGCGTCCTGAAGGACTCCGACGGCACCGGCCTCGAGGTCACCGACAACACGCAGCCGGAGCACGGCGCCGCCACCGTCGGCGAGAAGGGCGGCTACACCTACACGCCGAAGCCCGGCTACTCCGGTCCGGACTCGTTCGACTACACCGTCACCGACCAGGACGGCAACACGACGACCGGCACCGTGACGATCACCGTGCTGCCGAAGGGCGTCGCCGACACCGGCTCGACCCCGGCCTCCACCCCGGTCGACGTCCCGGTCACGAAGAACGACTCGGGCACGACGCTCACCGTGGCGACCGTCACGAACGGCACGAACGGGACCGTCGGCATCACCGGACCCGGCACGGTGACGTACACGCCGAAGGACGGCTTCTCCGGAACGGACACCTTCACCTACACGGCGAAGGACTCGACGGGCGGCAGCACGCAGCCCACGACGGTCACGGTGACCGTGTCGCCGACCGCGAAGCAGGACCTCGTCACGACACCGGCCGGCACCCCGCTGCCGATCGCGAGCACCACGCTCACGGCCAACGACAACGGCTCCGGCCTCACCGTCACCGGCCACGGCGACGCGGCGCACGGCGACGTGACCACCGGCACCGACGGCGGCCTCGTCTACACGCCGGCCCCCGGCTTCTCCGGCACGGACGAGTTCACGTACACGGCCACCGACAGCAGCGGCCAGACGACGACCTCGACGGTCATCGTGATCGTCGGTGCGGTCGCCATGCCGGACTCCGGGACGACCACGACGAACGGCACGCTCACCGTGACCACGGCGAACGGCGTCCTCGGCAACGACCTCGGAACCGGTCTCACGGCGACGCTCGACCGGAAGCCGACGCACGGCGACGTCGAGCTCGGCGCGAAGGGTGGCTACACCTACACGCCGAAGAAGGACTGGTCGGGCACGGACACCTTCACCTACACGGCGACGGACACCGACGGCAACACCGCCACGGGAGTCGTGACGATCACGGTCACCCCGACCGCGGGAGATGACAAGACCAGCACCCCGGCCGGCAAGACCGTCACCGTCACGGGCCCCGGCGTCCTCGGCAACGACCACGGCACGAAGCTCACGGTCGTCGGCTCCGGCACCCCGGAGCACGGCACCGTGACGATCGCCGCCGACGGCACGTTCGTCTACACCCCGGCCGCCGGTTTCTCCGGCACCGACCACGTCACCTACACGGTGCAGGACGCATCGGGGCAGCGCACCAGCGCGACGGTCACCATCACGGTGGGCATCATGGCCAAGGACGGCAAGGCGACCACCATCGCCGGCACCGCGGTCGGCCGTGACGGTGCGCACGGTGTGCTCGCAGGCTCGGACGGTGTGGCGCTCTGGGCGAAGATCGACCGGAAGCCCGCGCACGGCACCGTCACCCTGCAGAAGGACGGCGCCTGGATCTACACCCCGGCCGCCGGCTTCACCGGGGTCGACTCCTTCACGGCCATCGTGACGGACGAGAGCGGACAGACGACCACCGTGACGACGACCATCACCGTCCTCGCCCACGCCGTCGCGACCGACGACAAGGCGACCGGCACGGCGAACCAGCCGGTGACGATCGACCCGCTCACGAACGACAAGCCGACCAGCGGAGCGACGTTCGACCGCGGCAGCCTCCACCTGGTCGACCCGAAGGGCGCACTCGTCGACAGCATCACGGTCGACGGCAAGGGCACCTGGACGATCCGGGACGGCAAGGTCGTCTTCACCCCGGTGGACGGCTTCACCGGCACCGTGCAGGTCGGCTACAGCATCGTCGACAGCGACGGCCAGCAGGTCCTCGCGACGATCACCGTGGTCTACCCGGTCGGACTCGCGGCGAAGGTCCACGCGGCCGAGCTCGCCTTCACCGGCACCACCGGCCTGGTCGGGCTGTCGCTCGCAGCGCTCACGCTGCTGCTGGCAGGTGTCCTGCTGATCGTCCGCCGCCGGATCCGCGGAACCGACTGACGCACCGGACGGGAGGCCCGGATCACGTCCGCCACACGGCGGACGTGATCCGGGCCTCCCGTCCGCTCCCCGGGCGCACCTCCAACGGGCCGAGACGCCGCCGACCCGCCGAGACGCCGCCGACCGGCCGAGACGCCGCCGGATCCGGCGGCGTCTCGGCGGGACCGAGGTGTGTCGCCGAGTGGCCGGGGCGTCAGGCGACGGGCTCGATGAGCTCCGGGCCGTTGTTCTTCACGCTGTTGACCGTGCGCGAGACCTCGTACTGCTCGAGGCCCGCCGCGACCGCGAGCGACTCGTGGTCGAGCAGGGACAGCAGGTCGTCGGTGTGCAGGTCGCCGCCGAGCCAGTCGTCGTAGCCGTCGGGCGTGAGGAACGCCGGCATGCGGTCGTGTACCTCGCCAGGAGCCACGTGGGCGTCCCGCGTGATGATCGCCAGGGAGAGCTTCCACTTGTCCGGGTCGCCCTCGGGCTTGGTCGGGTCCGGCCAGGCGCTCACGACACCGGCCATCGCCAGCGCGCCACCGGGTTCGTGCACGAAGTGGGGTTCCTTGCCGTCCTCGCGCACGACCCACTCGTAGTAGCCCTGCGCGGGGACGATGCACCGGTTCGTGGCGAACGCCCGCTTGAACATGCCGCTCGTCGCCACGGTCTCGATCCGGGCGTTGATCGGCTTCGGGCGCTGCTTGACGAAGTCCTTCGCCCAGCTCGGCACGAAGCCCCAGCTGATCTGCGGGAGTTCGCGCTCGCCGTGGCGCTGCCGGACCGCGAACACCGGGTCGGTCGGGGCGACGTTCCAGCTCGGGACGAGCCCGGTGCCGACGACGCCGGTGTCCTCGTCGACGTGTTCGGTGCGATCGGCGAGTTCACCGATGAGCTCGGGGAGCAGGTCGGCGGTGGTGTCGGAGACGACGAAGCGGCCACACATGCGCCCAGTCTGCCCCGCGCCCCCGACAGTGCGCCCGCGGACGTCAGTCGCCGGGGAGGCGGATCTTCGAGCCGTTCGGGGTGCGTCGGCGCTCGCGGGAGTGCGTCGCCGCAGGAGGAACATCGGGGAGGGTCGCCGCGAGGGCCCTGGCCCGCTCGACCTTGCCGAGCCGGATGACGTTCGCCACGGTCCGGGCTGCGGCGAGGATCCCGAGCCAGACGGGGAAGACCGCAGGAGCGTGGAGCAGGAGGAGCGCCCCGAACACGAGCACCGCCACCGCCGCGAGGACCAGTCCGCGGAACACCTCGGGCACCATCCCGGCGCGCACCGCTTCGGCGTCACGGAGCACGTCGTCCCGGTCGTGCGGGTCGATCGTCGGAGCGCTCTTCGCGCGGAAGTACTGCTCGATCGGGTCCGGCGCCGCCATCTGCGACCCCGACCAGTACAGGCGCGTGCCGTCGGCCGCTCGGGGTCGGAGCGGGACGACCGCCGCGCCGACGGCACCGGCAGCGAGGGCGAGCAGCGCTGCGCCGACCCAGGCGGCCGGGCTGTGGACGTTCGGCCACGGGACGAGCGAGCCGACGACGACGAGCACGGCGGCGGCGGCCACGGCGGTCAGCACGCCGACGAGCACCATCCGGCGGCGGCGCTCCGCGGGGACCGCCCCACCGACGTTCGCTCGGAAGACGGACCACCCGAGGGAGTGGGGGCTCATGCGGGCTCGCGGGCCGGTTCCAGCGTCTCGGCGACCGTCCGTACACGCTCGGCCCGCCCCAGACGGTGGAGCCATGTGACGATGTTGCTCGCGTAGACGACAAACCAGACCGGGATGAACCAGGAGAACGTCCCGAGCAGCAGTGCGGCGAGGCTCGCGAGCAGCCCGCCGACGACGAGCGGTGTCCACTGGGTGACGTCCTTGATCACGCCGCGGCGGTACAGCAGCGTGTCGGTGAGCACCGCCTCCCGGTCCTCCGGCCGCATCGCGGGCATCGTCCGAACGAGGTACCGCTGGACGCTGCCGCGTACCGTGCGAGCGGTGTCCGGTCGGACCTGCCGGCCGTTGATCGTCGCGGCGGGGTCGAGCGGCCGGCCGATCGGGCAGCAGGCGATGGCGACGAGTCCGACGCCGAGGGACAGCAGCGCAACAGCCAGCGTCGCGCGACCGGCACCGGGCCCGGTCCAGTCGAACGCGAGGTCGAGCCCGGTCATCACCGCGGCGGCGACGACCGTGGAGACGGCACCGAGCACGCGCGCGCGACGGACCTTGACGACGGACACGGCGTCATCGAAGTGGGCGCGGTAGGCCTGCCATCCGAGTCGGAACACGCCGTCCGTTCTACTCGGTGTCCCCGAGGATCGCTCGGACACGCCCGAGTCGGCGCGACCTCGACGGGTGTGGTCCCCGGAGTGGAGCCGCTCGTCAGGAATCGTCCAGCCTGGAGCGGTCACCTGCTGCCATGAGTCTCGACATCGTCTACACCGCCGTCGCCCACGCCTCCGGGGGCGGCCGCGACGGCCACGTCCGCAGCGAGGACGACCGGCTCGACCTGGACACCCGTCCGCCGAAGGAGATGGGCGGCAGCGGCGAGGGCACCAACCCGGAGCAGCTCTTCGCCGCCGGGTACGCTGCGTGCTTCCTCGGGGCGCTGCACGCGGCGGGTCGCGAGCTGTCGCTCGACACCACGGACGCCGAGGTCTCGGCCGAGGTCGGCATCGGCGGGAACGGGAACGGCGGGTTCGGGCTCGCGGTGGAGCTCGACATCTACGCGCCGGCGGTCGACCGTGCCTCGCGGCAGCGACTGGCGGAGCGGGCGCACGAGATCTGCCCGTACTCGAACGCCACCCGCGGTAACATCACCGTGACGCTCTCTCTCGTCGACTGACATGGACGTGCCCTCGCGCTGCCCGTGCCTGAGCGGCAACCCCTACGGCGAGTGCTGCGGACCCCTGCACGCGGGTGCCGTGGCACCGACCGCCGAGCGGCTCATGCGCTCGCGGTTCTCGGCGTTCGCGCTCGGGCTGCCGGAGTACCTGCTCCTGTCGTGGCACCCGAGCACGCGTCCGGCATCGCTCGAGCTCGACGAGGACCAGCGGTGGACACGGCTCGACATCCTGTCGACCCGGGACGGAGGCCCGTTCGACTCCCGGGGACAGGTCACGTTCCGCGCGTGGTGGCGGACCGACACCGAGCGTGGCACGCTCGAGGAGACGAGCGACTTCGTCCGTGAGCAGGGCCGCTGGTTCTACCTCGACGGAGTCGTGGCGTCCTGACAGGGAGCCCCATGCGCCGCGACATCACCGCCTTCGGCGCCCACTCGACGGCAGCCGACGTCCTCGACGGGATCGACCTGACGGGCCGCACCGCGATCGTGACCGGGGCGGCCTCGGGCATCGGTGTGGAGACGGCCCGCGCGCTCGCCGGAGCCGGAGCCACCGTGACGTTGGCCGTGCGAGACGTCGCGGCCGGGCGCCGCGTCGCCGATGACATCGCCAGCACCACCGCCCGGGCTGCCCCCGCGGTCGCCGAGCTGCACCTGGACCAGCCGGCGTCGATCGAGGAGTTCACCGCGGCGTGGGACGGTCCGCTCGACGTCCTCGTGAACAACGCCGGCATCATGGATGCTCCGGAGGACTACACGCCAGCCGGGTGGGAGTCGCAGTTCGCCACGAACCACCTCGGCCACTTCGCCCTCGCGCTCGGGCTGCACGACGCCTTGGCGGCGGCAGGTGCGGCGCGCATCGTGTCGGTGTCCTCGAGCGGTCACGGCTCCTCACCCGTGGTGTTCGACGACCTCTTCTTCCGTCGTCGGCCCTACGAGCCCGGCCTCGCGTACGCCCAGTCGAAGACGGCGAACGCGCTGTTCGCGGTCGGTGTCGGCCTCCGCTGGGCAGCGGACGGCATCACCGCGAACTCCTGCATGCCCGGTGGCATCTGGACCGGGCTGCAGAAGCACTGGGACCCGGACGTCCTGGCTGCCACGAAGATCGCCGCCGCGGACGTGGTGAAGACACCGGAGCAGGGCGCGGCGACCTCGGTGCTGCTCGCGACGGCACCCGAGCTGGCTGATGTGACGGGTCGGTACTTCGAGGACTGCCACGAGGCAGCCGTGGTCGACGCCGTACAGGACGGGCTGTACGGGGTGCTGCCGTGGGCGCTCGACACGCGTGACGCCGACCGCCTGTGGGACGTGTCGGTCGCGCTGCTCGACGCCGAGGCGCGCTCCCGGGCGTCCTGACGGCCCTGGCCCTCAGGCGCCGATCGTCTCCGGCAGGCCGACGGACACGCGCATCGCACGCCGGACGAGTGCCTCGGACGGCAGGAGCTCGTCCTCGTCCCCGGTCAGGAAGAACCGGATCTGGCCGATGGCCTGCTCGGTCAGCATGTCGAGGCCGTTCAGCACGCGACCACCTGCTGCCTCCCAGCGCGACGCGGCAGCGGTCGGC
Coding sequences within:
- a CDS encoding acyltransferase, whose product is MTNTTLPRNGVLSDVSMPSTTGRIASLLGLRGIAALVVVIHHCMLRFPIYTSTYSEPAAVPSGHPLAWLMVHTPLHLVWGGGEAVFVFFVLSGLVLTLPVLRSAKFRWIAYYPARLIRLYLPVWVAIAWALSLFLLTRSIDPAAGAAWTSERGTTIDVRQLIERSIFLHDSNFYNGPLWSIVWEVLFSLLLPLYVLVIVRFRIGWGWKLAASLAATTVGAYLRSSHPPIGNLLLFMSMFAVGVLMAAHLDDLRTLAEQIARSRRPNLVWTLVLAVSLLGLCTYWFALLTTGNMHFLDMTDTVQLVGAAGLVFVVIFDRRLRHALESRVVLLLGTVSFSLYLVHDPIIATVDYLGGNRAIDFLVGIPVSLAVATAFYWSVERPSHKLARWVARIVPSQ
- a CDS encoding VanZ family protein, producing the protein MTSAFRTASARTSFARAVLAAGTAVLIALASLPWVATAAVEAFRAVVTVLRGAGHGLLSVEDGFVTAMAVTAVAIPFPALVAFAVPTDSRRATGWAALGAMVLGGLLALRTSTPGTTWVSVVIAIVVGLALGWLVLAAMRAPLAPATPRSRRVAGWVIVVYGVGVLIVGFAGSPVDAGAHPLIIRALDAAHRVGVPDWFGYGALEFTANVLFFVPLGLLVVLLVGARRWWVGAAAGLVVSACIETGQAVFLPARFASLDDVLSNTSGAVIGALVGVVVLGWGARRRAR
- a CDS encoding Ig-like domain-containing protein; its protein translation is MRHPQDTRVPRARQGLRLIAMLGATLLVGAGITATTAALTAAPASAVTATSNGAFICDQNTVYAIDSTGKVLAVDVTNTASAGTTADVTTLGTDANNGLGISREGLKMYATSNGQNNTLKEYVPAKADGTAAVTKTIQTDSTRNILRGAVDPTTGIYYYGSDTGWLGAYDPNTGKNIGQVGQIPIDQTGGIKSGNGDFAFSSRGQMFVVAADKIYRVNVPKLPTTAGAPTINATEIATLPSGTNSPGIAFSSDGYLYVSNSPSNTSTVLYQLDPTTGQSLRNFSVNASFRASDLATCNYADTVTGASSVDDRWNSGDQFGLAVTGGGISSTNSGTTATTSGSKNGVQDQQAGAVLTTPGKDYTVTQTAAGTTNLANYATTWRAVNVNSGAEVAKGTGNTATFTFPAATSSDGTDVVVTFANVLQRVHVATAADTYSTPVDTKLDVAAPGVLANDTGDGLSVTSHTDPANGTLTMTAKDGSFSYVPNNGFSGTDQFTYTATDGGGRTSTSTVTITVAPKAVDDAFSVHAGSTATTTTKQTGVLGNDRGTGLTVTNHTDPTNGTLTLNTDGTYSYTPKVGFSGGDSFTYTAKDTAGSTITGTVTITVLPTAKTETITATSGSSTSATAPGLLGNDLGSDLVVTGNTKPAHGDVTVNPDGSYTYTPTTGYSGQDSFDYTVTDGNGAGKSDTVTVTVTVLPKAVDDTITIGAGSTATTTTRETGLLGNDLGTGLTITSTTAPTNGTLTVDKATGTYSYTPNDGFSGSDSFTYTATDKAGNLTTATVRITVTPTVTDDTATTPANTPLTVDVQHNDHGKDLATSVVTTPTNGTAVAQPDGTVQYTPKDGFSGTDTFTYTVTDGPGRTTQPATVTVSVTPVANPDTASTTAGATLTIPAGDLTRNDVGTTLQVTGATSTKNGDASVDQATGALTYTPKDGFSGTDTVTYEVTDASGQKSTGVVTIVVGPTAAPDTATATAGETLTVSKDDGVLANDKGTGKQAAVDQKPTNGDLDLATDGSYTYTPHDGFSGTDTFTYTLTDGSGRTSTGTVTITVDPGTEKDAISTKAGQPVSVTSGELTKNDHGDGLQVIGAQGAANGDLSVADDGTVTYTPHSGFSGTDTFTYTVIDAHGNKGTGTVTVTVTPVVAASTGSATTDEPVTVSDEDGVLKDSDGTGLEVTDNTQPEHGAATVGEKGGYTYTPKPGYSGPDSFDYTVTDQDGNTTTGTVTITVLPKGVADTGSTPASTPVDVPVTKNDSGTTLTVATVTNGTNGTVGITGPGTVTYTPKDGFSGTDTFTYTAKDSTGGSTQPTTVTVTVSPTAKQDLVTTPAGTPLPIASTTLTANDNGSGLTVTGHGDAAHGDVTTGTDGGLVYTPAPGFSGTDEFTYTATDSSGQTTTSTVIVIVGAVAMPDSGTTTTNGTLTVTTANGVLGNDLGTGLTATLDRKPTHGDVELGAKGGYTYTPKKDWSGTDTFTYTATDTDGNTATGVVTITVTPTAGDDKTSTPAGKTVTVTGPGVLGNDHGTKLTVVGSGTPEHGTVTIAADGTFVYTPAAGFSGTDHVTYTVQDASGQRTSATVTITVGIMAKDGKATTIAGTAVGRDGAHGVLAGSDGVALWAKIDRKPAHGTVTLQKDGAWIYTPAAGFTGVDSFTAIVTDESGQTTTVTTTITVLAHAVATDDKATGTANQPVTIDPLTNDKPTSGATFDRGSLHLVDPKGALVDSITVDGKGTWTIRDGKVVFTPVDGFTGTVQVGYSIVDSDGQQVLATITVVYPVGLAAKVHAAELAFTGTTGLVGLSLAALTLLLAGVLLIVRRRIRGTD
- a CDS encoding SOS response-associated peptidase → MCGRFVVSDTTADLLPELIGELADRTEHVDEDTGVVGTGLVPSWNVAPTDPVFAVRQRHGERELPQISWGFVPSWAKDFVKQRPKPINARIETVATSGMFKRAFATNRCIVPAQGYYEWVVREDGKEPHFVHEPGGALAMAGVVSAWPDPTKPEGDPDKWKLSLAIITRDAHVAPGEVHDRMPAFLTPDGYDDWLGGDLHTDDLLSLLDHESLAVAAGLEQYEVSRTVNSVKNNGPELIEPVA
- a CDS encoding organic hydroperoxide resistance protein encodes the protein MSLDIVYTAVAHASGGGRDGHVRSEDDRLDLDTRPPKEMGGSGEGTNPEQLFAAGYAACFLGALHAAGRELSLDTTDAEVSAEVGIGGNGNGGFGLAVELDIYAPAVDRASRQRLAERAHEICPYSNATRGNITVTLSLVD
- a CDS encoding YchJ family metal-binding protein; this translates as MDVPSRCPCLSGNPYGECCGPLHAGAVAPTAERLMRSRFSAFALGLPEYLLLSWHPSTRPASLELDEDQRWTRLDILSTRDGGPFDSRGQVTFRAWWRTDTERGTLEETSDFVREQGRWFYLDGVVAS
- a CDS encoding SDR family NAD(P)-dependent oxidoreductase, whose amino-acid sequence is MRRDITAFGAHSTAADVLDGIDLTGRTAIVTGAASGIGVETARALAGAGATVTLAVRDVAAGRRVADDIASTTARAAPAVAELHLDQPASIEEFTAAWDGPLDVLVNNAGIMDAPEDYTPAGWESQFATNHLGHFALALGLHDALAAAGAARIVSVSSSGHGSSPVVFDDLFFRRRPYEPGLAYAQSKTANALFAVGVGLRWAADGITANSCMPGGIWTGLQKHWDPDVLAATKIAAADVVKTPEQGAATSVLLATAPELADVTGRYFEDCHEAAVVDAVQDGLYGVLPWALDTRDADRLWDVSVALLDAEARSRAS